One genomic segment of Deinococcota bacterium includes these proteins:
- the mutS gene encoding DNA mismatch repair protein MutS, whose protein sequence is MTLKGTGKGPLPPLLVQYVELREKYPDYLMLFQVGDFYETFGEDAERLARAVGLILTHKSSKDFVTPMAGIPLRSADAYVERLLGQGLRVAVADQVEDESAADGLVRREISQLITPGTVTDEGLLKPDANYLAAVSAQDGYGLALLDISTGEFRGSQLFSKGALFDELARYRPSEVLLAPELFEHEASRESFSRRFAVMLCRGRFDPAAAKEVLARQFGTVPAELDGALAAAAGAVLSYAIETQRGELPQVTRFQPYDPGAFMQVGEVTFAALEVFDSALGSSTLFGAIDCTRTAPGRRLQKAWLRHPLLDAGLIEARLDAVEAFVRDGVLRDEVRKTLHKMHDLGRLSARLAAQRAGPRDLCALERSLSLVPQLRALLAACSEGALVSLLERMQALDEACERIRAALVADPPLKLSEGRLIKDGFDSILDGLRRQAETGRDWISALERSERERLGVPSLKVGFNNVFGYYLELTRSHYAQVPADYRAVQTLKDRQRFTRSDLQDKEREILRAEEAAKRREMEVFGELRQGLTPFAERVSELSTVLAELDVYAGLAQVAATRAYSRPRLSPSGRVRIRQGRHPVVEAHQLFIPNDLELSRGERLVVLTGPNMSGKSTYLRQTALIALLAQIGSFVPAAAAELPLFDRIYTRIGAGDDIAGGRSTFMVEMEELAAILRGATPRSLVLLDEIGRGTSTYDGLSLAWAASEYLHDRAQAYTLFATHYFELTGLASKLPAARNHHVAAREEAGGLVFYHQVLPGPASKAYGLEVAKLAGLPASALERARAVLAGLEASGKDHGVAVVEALLAADLSRLSPLDALTLLHRLQEQAHGLVVSD, encoded by the coding sequence ATGACCTTAAAGGGCACAGGCAAAGGCCCCCTCCCACCCCTCCTGGTGCAGTACGTCGAGTTGCGCGAAAAATACCCCGACTATCTGATGCTCTTTCAGGTCGGCGACTTTTACGAGACCTTTGGCGAGGACGCCGAAAGGCTGGCTCGAGCCGTGGGCCTCATCCTGACGCACAAGTCGAGCAAGGACTTCGTCACCCCGATGGCCGGCATCCCGCTGCGCAGCGCCGACGCCTATGTCGAACGCCTCCTGGGCCAGGGGCTGCGGGTGGCCGTCGCCGACCAGGTCGAGGACGAGAGCGCGGCCGACGGCCTGGTCAGGCGCGAGATCAGCCAGCTAATTACGCCCGGCACGGTCACCGACGAGGGGCTCCTAAAGCCCGACGCCAACTACTTGGCGGCGGTCTCGGCCCAAGACGGCTACGGGCTGGCGCTGCTGGACATCAGCACCGGCGAGTTTCGCGGCAGCCAGCTCTTTTCGAAGGGCGCGCTCTTCGACGAGCTCGCGCGCTACCGCCCCTCCGAAGTCCTGCTCGCGCCCGAACTCTTTGAGCACGAGGCGAGCCGCGAGAGCTTCAGCCGCCGCTTCGCGGTGATGCTCTGCCGGGGGCGCTTCGACCCCGCGGCCGCCAAGGAGGTCTTGGCGCGGCAGTTCGGCACCGTCCCAGCCGAGCTGGACGGCGCCCTGGCGGCGGCGGCGGGAGCGGTGCTCTCCTACGCCATAGAGACCCAGCGAGGCGAGCTGCCCCAGGTCACCCGCTTTCAGCCTTACGACCCCGGCGCCTTTATGCAGGTGGGCGAGGTGACCTTTGCGGCGCTCGAGGTCTTTGACTCGGCCTTGGGCTCCTCGACGCTGTTTGGCGCTATCGACTGCACCCGCACCGCGCCGGGGCGGCGCCTCCAGAAGGCCTGGCTGCGGCACCCGCTCTTAGACGCCGGGCTCATCGAGGCGCGCCTGGACGCCGTCGAGGCCTTTGTCAGGGACGGCGTCTTGCGTGACGAGGTGCGCAAGACGCTCCACAAGATGCACGACCTGGGCAGGCTCTCGGCCCGCCTCGCGGCGCAGCGGGCGGGGCCGCGCGACCTCTGTGCGCTCGAGCGCAGCCTCAGCCTCGTCCCCCAGCTGCGCGCGCTCCTGGCCGCGTGCTCCGAAGGCGCGCTCGTCAGCCTGCTCGAGCGCATGCAGGCTCTGGACGAGGCCTGCGAGCGCATCCGCGCCGCGCTCGTTGCCGACCCGCCCCTGAAGCTCAGCGAGGGCCGGCTCATCAAGGACGGCTTCGACAGCATCCTGGACGGGCTGCGCCGGCAGGCCGAGACGGGCCGCGACTGGATCAGCGCGCTCGAGCGCTCGGAGCGCGAGCGCTTGGGCGTCCCCAGCCTCAAGGTCGGTTTCAACAACGTCTTCGGCTACTACCTCGAGCTCACCCGCTCGCACTACGCGCAGGTTCCCGCCGACTACCGCGCCGTGCAGACCCTAAAGGACCGCCAGCGCTTTACCAGGAGCGACCTGCAGGACAAGGAGCGCGAGATCCTGCGCGCCGAGGAGGCCGCCAAGCGGCGCGAGATGGAGGTCTTCGGCGAACTGCGCCAGGGCCTCACTCCCTTCGCCGAGCGCGTGAGCGAGCTGAGCACGGTCTTAGCCGAACTCGACGTCTACGCCGGGCTGGCCCAGGTCGCGGCGACACGCGCCTACAGCCGGCCCAGGCTATCGCCAAGCGGCCGCGTCCGCATCCGCCAGGGCCGCCATCCGGTGGTCGAGGCGCACCAGCTGTTCATCCCCAACGACCTGGAGCTCTCCAGGGGCGAGCGCCTCGTCGTCCTGACGGGGCCGAACATGAGCGGCAAGTCCACCTATCTGCGCCAGACCGCCCTCATCGCCCTGTTGGCGCAAATAGGCTCCTTCGTGCCGGCGGCGGCGGCCGAGCTGCCGCTTTTCGACCGCATCTACACCCGCATCGGCGCGGGCGACGACATCGCCGGCGGACGCAGCACCTTCATGGTGGAGATGGAGGAACTGGCCGCCATCTTGCGCGGGGCGACGCCGCGCAGCCTGGTGCTCCTGGATGAAATCGGCCGCGGCACCAGCACCTACGACGGCCTGTCGCTGGCCTGGGCGGCCTCGGAGTACCTCCACGACCGGGCCCAAGCCTACACCCTTTTCGCCACCCACTACTTCGAGCTGACCGGCCTGGCCTCCAAGCTCCCGGCCGCGCGCAACCACCACGTCGCCGCCCGCGAGGAGGCGGGCGGGCTGGTCTTCTACCACCAGGTCCTGCCGGGCCCGGCCAGCAAGGCCTACGGCTTGGAAGTCGCCAAGCTGGCCGGGCTGCCCGCGAGCGCCCTGGAGCGCGCCCGCGCCGTCTTGGCCGGGCTCGAGGCCAGCGGCAAGGACCACGGCGTGGCGGTGGTCGAGGCGCTCCTCGCCGCCGACCTCAGCCGCCTCTCGCCCCTGGACGCCCTCACCCTCCTGCACAGGCTCCAGGAGCAGGCTCACGGCCTGGTGGTAAGCGACTGA
- a CDS encoding YbfB/YjiJ family MFS transporter has protein sequence MRLGLLLGLLLGLGPAAAVGIGRFAYALVLPEMQWELGLSYAEAGLLGSANTAGYLLGALLSHRALYRLGYRRGFYGALSLQALSLLALALAPPFAGLMLLRFVQGILGAWVFVGGAALLLASGAGGLSVGLYFSGVGLGILLSPLALPLTASWQEAWALLGLLSGLLAALALLAYPRLQEPAPPALGEDGSLRPIAPLLLAYGLYGAGYIGYMTFVTTALPVPLAGFWAVLGVGALMTGVVWGGWVERLGGARALVHVLLVLTLASLFPVMVYLPWLSAFAFGMSFLGVIVAITQVFRRRLPPGAWARAMGLSTAAFALGQALGPSLSGVAGDLVGGAAGALWVSSGLLSLALVVTAGWRQRA, from the coding sequence GTGCGTCTCGGCCTCTTGCTCGGCCTCCTGCTCGGTCTGGGCCCCGCGGCGGCGGTAGGCATCGGCCGCTTCGCCTACGCTCTGGTCCTGCCCGAGATGCAGTGGGAGCTGGGCCTGTCTTACGCGGAGGCCGGCCTGCTGGGCAGCGCCAACACCGCCGGTTATCTTCTGGGCGCGCTTTTGAGCCACCGCGCGCTCTACCGCCTGGGCTACCGCCGGGGCTTTTACGGCGCGCTCTCCTTGCAGGCGCTGAGCCTGCTGGCCTTGGCCCTGGCGCCGCCCTTCGCGGGGCTGATGCTCCTAAGGTTCGTGCAGGGTATCCTGGGCGCCTGGGTTTTCGTCGGCGGCGCCGCGCTGCTCCTGGCCAGCGGGGCGGGTGGTCTCAGCGTCGGCCTCTACTTCAGCGGGGTGGGCTTGGGCATCTTGCTGTCGCCGCTGGCCCTGCCCCTGACCGCGAGCTGGCAGGAGGCGTGGGCGCTGCTCGGGCTCCTCTCGGGGCTCTTGGCGGCCCTCGCCCTGCTCGCCTATCCGCGGCTGCAAGAGCCCGCGCCGCCCGCCTTGGGAGAAGACGGCAGCCTCCGGCCCATCGCGCCGCTGCTGCTGGCCTACGGGCTCTACGGCGCGGGCTATATCGGCTACATGACCTTCGTGACCACGGCCTTGCCGGTGCCGCTCGCGGGCTTCTGGGCCGTCCTGGGCGTCGGCGCGCTCATGACCGGCGTCGTCTGGGGAGGCTGGGTGGAGCGCCTGGGTGGCGCTCGCGCGCTCGTCCACGTGCTCCTCGTGCTCACCCTCGCCAGCCTCTTTCCGGTGATGGTCTATCTGCCCTGGCTGTCGGCCTTTGCCTTTGGGATGAGCTTCCTGGGCGTCATCGTGGCCATCACCCAGGTGTTCAGGCGACGCCTGCCCCCTGGCGCCTGGGCCAGGGCGATGGGTCTGTCGACGGCGGCCTTTGCGCTCGGTCAGGCGCTGGGGCCGAGCCTGAGCGGCGTCGCGGGCGACCTCGTGGGCGGGGCGGCGGGGGCGCTATGGGTCTCGAGCGGACTCTTGTCGCTGGCCCTGGTGGTGACCGCGGGTTGGCGCCAGCGGGCGTGA